ACGTAAGTGGAGAAATTGCGATTTATTTGCAAAGCTGGTCTCGAGGTCTTGAATTCTTGATTTTTCGGCTCTTGTTGAGTTTTGTTCACTGTCACAATCGGTCTTCGTGTGTTTATCGCCATTTAAGGATTCCATTACCATTTTCATTTAGGTTGGACCATGGTGAAGGGCATTTGCTTGGAGGGAATTGATATTTATCTTCGGGCTTGGAGGGATTGTGGGTTATTGTTGTGAACCCGCCCATTCTGGGCGACATGGTGGGTGGCGTGATTACTTGCTTTCATCGTGATTAAGAtgatttgacaaaaaaatccaaaacttTTTCTCGCTGAATGCATTAAATTCGCGTCCTATTTGCCCTCATGAACAtcctttctttttttccaaaattgtgGCGACTTTTTGGCAGTTCTAAGAGTAGcagttttttttcagtgataaACAAATGGTCTCTGTCCATTTCCATTAAACCAGGAGTAAAAATCTGGaggattttaattgaaaaaaaaattattctctcctTCGCATTCGTAAAACTACCCCCCACCGGGCGAAattataaatgaatgaatgaattattttcccagtaaaaaatgtaatcagaaaatatatttttatgtcGTCCGTAAAGAGTTGTGTCGTGTGGTCAAGGGTTATTCAACGATCAGCGAAAAAGCGGCAccggaggaggaaaaaaataaaaaattgtgtgaaTGCACCCGAAGGTGCGCCAAGTCCCTTGCACCGGGTGAACTGCGACTGGATTCACCGGTTCAAATTGAAGGGGTTTTCGAGCCGCGGGGTAGCGAGGCGAGAAAACGCACTGGCCATATTTGGGCCTCATCTACACACACGGACATTATTCCATTCTTATTTATTTCCTCGTtgctcaatttttaaattcaatttaatgggGGCACGCGAGACGCACCCGAAGAGTCtaattatgtattacataGCCGGTAAATGAAAACTAAACcgctaattaaattatcagtaaattgttttttgtttcgtGGGGAGTGAGGACAAGTAGAGCAAAACTGCTTATGGAGTAGCTGCGGGGGATATGTAGGCGGGGGTAACGTCATTTTTATATGTGACAAGTAGAGGTGAAAAAACTCCTCCTGAAATTGATAATGAATCGCcagagaattaattattccaacgaatttatttgaatcggaatttaaatggaatttttatggagaaaCTTCATAATTATAATACGTTAAGGTGATTATTGTTTATCAGTTCACAACCTCAACGGATGCTAGACACACCCAAAACACCATTAATTGCATCTATGAAAATCAAAATGcgtaatcaataattattaataaccaGGAGGCTAGtgataggaaaaaaaacagtataaaaaagtggaaaatgtCTCGGGACTTTATATTGATAAATCAGTCattctcaaaattattttgtaataaaaaatgcaagATACTCCGGGAACTCCACCAATCGcatcaattaaaatcaaatacTTGATTCAAATACATTATGAATAATCGTTAAGCATTTTTTTACGACGGTTTATTCGGTTCTCTTTTTAAAGCGATTAAAGGCAATAAAAGTTCTGTTTTTAAAGTCACCGAGgatttactgaaaaatttacaaCAGTCGGAGTTTTTGGAATAAAACTTCGAACGCCATTTTTATAACTCGCATCAAATGcctttaattagaaaaaaacataaattattgACTCTGACATGAATTTAATGATGAATCAGGTCAGATTTTCCCGAAACTTCTCCAGTTACATGAAAAGAAAGTCCAATACCTGATTGACATACATAATCCATAatctttaatcattttttaatgatcgtTGATTCGATTCTCTTCTTAAAGTGATTAAAGGCAATAATAGTTCTGTTTTTAAGGTGATAATAGTAGCGTATGGAATCTCATCATTACGTAGTCATCCCagacttgaaaaatcctaAGAGGAAAGACCATAAGACTTCTttgaaaatcatcaattttattgcccaacaaaattaaatgaaatttttttatcgtcaacCGTGAGGACTCAAGAGGAACCATAAATGGAGTAAAATTTATATGAAACGAGTTTAAAACCGTGGGCTGAGGTCAATAAGGAAGGATCCATTTAAATCCAGCGTGAGTGACAGTTCAAAATATGGCCAAAAGCATTGCGATATAAAAACGCTTCGCCTCCTTTAAAAAAACTCTCGACTGAATTTTCGTCGCGAGGGCATATGAACGCGTGGGTAACAACAAAAAACCATATTACCATGCAGGTCGCCCACGCTTCCAAGAATTCTCTCCcctcctgtttttttttcgattttattaAGCTGATGTCCAATATTTTTCGCTCCGACGTGACGCGAAATATCGAATTTTGGCGACAGTCGTGGGGTATGAGGAATTAATCGGCTGGGGCTTATTGATTGAGGAGATAGGAAGGTTTTTATAGGATAGCAGCGGGAAGGGTTGGTTGTTTGAACGATTTATTACCCTTTCACCTCACatataaattcataaaattctaaCGAATTtcgtataatatttttttcaatcactaGACCAAAGcaaaataatcaacaattattttcatcatcagATTGCCTCTTTATTGTATTCCTTCTATTGTAAAAGCTTTTCGCGAATCTACGTGAATGCACGCTCGTTCATGTACTTGCAGTCGTGACGGGTTCCTCGGGGTCATCCACTCGTCGCTGTATCGATCCCCACGTCCAGACAATGTAGAATTCTCTAGTTCTTTGAGAATTAATTCAACTGCATAATCCGAAAGAGGGtaattggaatatttgatCATCTTCAATTTAAGAAATAGATAGCCAGGTTCatatttaattacaaaaaaattaattgagtttTATTGAGGACTATTGTCAATgattaaaattgaagaaacaAAGTGCGTGGGATGATTTTACCTGTCTGAATTATTCTCAAAGACTTGAACTTTTTCACATTAAAATTCAAGCAGTAATTCATTCAACTATAACACTTAGACTTATTTTATTTGATCAATCCATCCTTTCAGTCATCGACAGGGGTCAATTCAATAGTAATTGGCCCGTCTGGTGTATTCAAAGGCACTGACACGCAGTCTAAAACTCCCCCTCTCCATTTAAAACTATACGCTCTGCACATCTGTTGAAAATCCCAAAGAATAATTACCAGCAAACTGCAATTATTGCATCTTGTCCATTACAATTTGTTTTTGTATCCAAATTCATAGAACACTTACTCTCAGCAGAAACATCTGTAGATTTTGTTCAGCTAATCTCCTGGCAATACAGGCTCTTGGGCCGTGGCCAAACGGTAGTAGTAGATATGGATGTACATTTTTTGAGTCTGGATTGTCTCTCAACCATCTCTCCGGTTTGAATGAGTCAGGATCTGGGAAATACTCGGGTAATCGACAGGCTACTTGATTCTGAGTAACAACATTCGTCTGTAAGTTAAAAAAAGGAATTTATTATTAGGATTATTAAGCTCCGTAAGCTCCCTGTCATCAAACTCACTCCTTTAGGCACCCGATATCCACTGAGGACAATATCAGACAGGAGAATTCGTCCAACGCCGATAGAAATTGGATTCAACCGGAAAGTCTCCTTAATTACAGCCTTCACGTACACCGCATCTCTAAGTGTAGCAGACGTGATTGGGCTGTCAGCCTCCGGAAGAAGTTTTCTGACTTCCTCGCGGAGTTTCTCCTGCACTTTGTCATTCCTTGAGACGTGGTATAGGGCGTAGGCGGAGCTGTATGCTGTCTACAATTTTAATTCTTCAATATTTCGTTTCTCTCGTGATTAAATGTGAAAAGGGAAGACAAGATGAATCAATCTTACTTCAGGATTATTTCGCTTGATATCTCAGAACTATTTTCAAAGACCCCTTCAAGGATTTGCTAAGGATTTTGTGGTTTTATACgtcatattttatttcatacaaCACTTTTTGTGTTCAATAgtttttcggtaattttttttgtagcttTACGTTTTTTTACGGCAAATGCAGTTATATTTTCCTAATTATTACCGTGTCTATGCCTGCTAAGAGCATGTCACAAGCTACCCCGACAACGTCCTTCAGATCGACGTTTTTGTTGCTGAGGTAATTCTCCAAAATCGATGGCTTTTCATTTCCACCGCTCTCCTTCATTCTGTTCGCCTTCCGGGTTACCATATCAATAGCCACCCTGAAATATCATCCATTCAGTGGAAACCTACATTCTAAATGTTCAATTCCAGAGGGATGAACATAGCAATGGGTGAAGGGCGAGGGGTTTTGACttccaaatgaatttttgatgacATTTACGAAATTTCAATAGACAAATTCCACCAGTTCTAGCAGCTGAGTTCTTATTGATGTCTGAACTTACTTCTGCATTGTCTCCAAATTCCCACGAAATTTTCTGTATTTGGGCGTTTCAAAATACTTCCAGAGACGAGAATGATCCAGCGTAAGAATTAAATCGTTGGCGTCAAAGGCTGCCTTGATCAATTTTGAACTTGTCGAATCACTCGTCATTTGTGCCTCGGAAAACACATCCAAGGGCTCATCGAAAACAACCAAGCAAGTCACTAAAATAACagttagtttcttttgtaTTAAAATAACCGGGATTCTCGTCGGATCTTGATTGTAGTATGACTGGTGAAAGTTGTATTTACGTTCGAGGTATAACCGGGACAGAAGAGTCATGAGATCCCTGTGGAATCCTGGTCCACACACGCTTATGAATTTTCTCATCACTTTGTCGATTTCTTCTATATAATTCACTATGTTTTGGGGTTTACTCAGGTCTTTCTGAAATTCTTTCCGCAGTTTCCACCATTGTTCCCCATTTCtgacgaataaataaattatttaacattGAAATGAGCACAATCGACAAGGAGATCTagttaaattaatttcctcagtcgaatgaaattatgaaattaaaaaatttgagaagatAAGACGACAAATGCGGATATTCGTACGTTGGTAGTAATCCCCCAGAGTTATACAGATCCTTTCTGTCACTTCTGTACTTCATCAGCGCCAGATGACTCCGACGCTCCGGATATTTCCCCATCTCGCTTTTGAACACCTCCGCAATATCATCGGGTTTAAATACCAAAACCAAGTACACACCTGGGACTATTTCTTCGCGCACCAGTGGGCCATATTCCGCGAGCTTCTTCGCTCCGGTTTTATGTAATTTCTTGAAACTGTAATCTCCTGAATCATATGATAATTACCCGGTCAGATATCTAGATTTAACATCATTTCATAATCAAATCGCCTGTCAACGGTTTTAATCAATCTTTTAATTGCATTAAGAAATGCAAATGACTTCAGTTTCTGTGATAATAATGACCTTCCTCTGAGAATATGCCATAAAAAGTCATGGGCATTAGTCACTGTTAAtaatttcaaggattttttgcTTAGAATTTCAGGAGTAATTTTCTAACGGTGTAAGAGAAATCATAGTTGATTAATCCTCTAAAGAGAACATATTTCCTCATAAATATAACGAATATTCTAATTCTGTCAAGTccgagaataaaataacatgtgccatctttttttttcatttctgatGGGAGTTCAACatctttttaatgaaattatcacatataataccacaagtggttcaaaattatcgaatatttcccgatagattcgttgcaaacaaatgaaggagtcaagtttttcaggctaaaaaatcacgagtgcgaagcacgagtgatttttcctgaaaaacttgacgacttcatttgtatgcagggaacctagagggaaatattctataattttgaagctcgagtggtattcaggggattatttttcctatccaaatttcggccaagagaattgtgccatgacatgaaaagaggtttatttggttaagtgtcgtttgtttaccaaaatattcaaaaaattatcgctgatattcgaggtaggctatacaaaatatcaacaaatggtgcaattctattggctgaaatttgggtgggaaaaataatcttccTAATTATATcataattcaacaaaaaatcctggagatgtaatatcaatatttattggaaataACTGTTCAGTAGATTCAAAATACTTCGATTCCTCTGTTTATTTACCGATGAGAGGAAGATATCTGTACAGTGTTCCAATGAGTGCTAGCGATTTGGGCCCGGGAATCTCCTCGAAAGGCCGTGGATTTGACGGGGAACCGGTTGTGGAACGCGTGTGTACCTTCCACCCAGTACTCATGCCCCTCAACCGTAAACTCACAAACATATTCGGGATTATGGAACACTCCAGATCACTTAATTATGGACACTGGGAATTGCACCAAGAAATTTTAAATAGTTCGCAATGTCCGGGGCAAATCCTTCGACGTAAAATACCTGATGATAACACGTGTGGAGGGAAACTGAGGGTACAGTTCTGCTCTCCGGATCTCAGGTATATAAAATGACCAGATTTTGTCTCGCTAACGTGCTGGGTTACTGGACGCGTCATCTGTTATTCAAACCATCTTCGGGGGTATCCACTGGGGAATTTTAAATCATCTTACTGTGCATTAACTTGACCCAGCGGTGATAATATCTCTCTGATGTGTGCGGGAAAGATTTTGACCGGAGCTGATCACAAGGGGCAACAACAATACGAGtaaaacaattatttgaggCAGATGTCTTCGATATGGCCTCTAAGGAATTATTTAGAaagttgcaataaaaaaactttGTTTTGAAGATTAGTTGCATTGTTGCTATAAAAAGTTGTGACAAGTTCCTTCAACtggttcaattatttattgaatccaTTTTTTCAAGACCATACGatgtatttaattttataatcgaACCAATAATCATGGAAAACTTGAGTTTCGTACAATTAACACAAGGAAAACATTGTTCTTAACTCGAAAAAGAAACTCCCAAGATGGCCTTGAAACGATCAAGAAGTTTTATCCGAAACAAAAAACGGCGTTTCGCTCCAGTGGTTCTCCTGATACAGATGAGAAACTTTTCAGCTGATACAACTCTCTTTTCTATGATCTCGAGAACTCCTGGGGGAACGACCCGTTCGTCCTCGTCTCGTCATGcaagacgatttttttccggTCGTTTTAATAGTTTTTATAGAGGAACAATTATTCATGAATTGAAAAGGGATATATCGAGGGCTCTATGGGCACGGAATACTAGAGGTCTCATCGGAACCGATAGAAcattcagaaatattttttttttaactattgATTCACTCTAGCTGCGCCTGAATTACGTAAAgcaatcaaatttttcataacaattaaatcaaggcgataaaaattgaagtatTACCCCATTTTCGCCGATAAAACTTGAGATTCATGATGTCAACCCGGCTAAAATACGAATATGGAGTGATCGACTGGATAAGTAGGACAATTCCACTTTCTACAGCCTTTAAAAATACCCACgagatcagtttatttttccataacGGAAGAGCAGTCTCATTTATTgtgggaataattttcattcatcagtgtctctgagaataaaaaaaaaattccatcgaaACAAACTCCACCGAGAAATGCATCCAAACCAACTGACCAATTACGTACCAACTCCATTGGAGCACATCTCCAATTTTAATTCGAAACGATTATTTTATCCACCCATGGTGGAGCATTTGCAGTCACTCTGGCGTATCGAGGTGCCTCGTTCGAAATCATCGATTTGCCCCCTAAACAGCGCATTGCGGACAAGTTGATTTTTATTCGCACGCCGTCGAGGTACACGCGACCACAGGCGCCAGGAGTTGATAAAATTGTGGGATgggtatgaaaaatttcttcctgttgaaaaaaaaaaattctctttccaCTGCCTTGCGATGAAGAAGTCGACGGGGATAAGGTGAATGCATTCATTCTTTTTGTTCGAGAATAAAAAACGGAAGGGCGTGACGTCTATCTCGGCCTGGGGACTCCACGGTACCTGGGGGAGTAGGACGCAACGGAGCGTTACCGGGCGGTCATGCACGTAGGCTCCAAGACGTATAAAATATCGCCGCGTCGTTCATCATTCCATCATCGATACAGAATTACATCGAGATGAGGGAATGCACAGAGACTTTGAGACTTGAATTTAAATCCTTTCTTATGATTATCTTGATAACGAGGGGATTTTTTACCGAGAGAAATAATGGCTCTTAACATTTCTGTTTATTGAATTGTACTTTTGGGGACAACACGGGGTTAAACGTTAGGGGTCTTATTCGGTTAAACTTTTCGATGGTTATTTTGATAAGGAGGGAAATGAGGGGTGCCTTTATTGTTGAAGAGGAAAAATACTTTTCGAAATTTTCGTTTGTTAAAATAAGTTCAAGATTTGGATGAAACGAAAAAGGAGTAATGATTATTTATCATACCACCGTTCCAGAAATTATCCCTAATCTGATTACTGAAACAATAAGGAGGGGCAGAATTATTCAGCTTTCCATCACCTAGACTGCATTACTTCGAGTAGATCTAACGGATATCATAAGTGTTTGGGTTTTCGTTTGATTTGATTTTTGATGGCTATCTTCATAATGGAGGCAAATGAcgggagatttttttgttggggataaaaaatatgttttgaCATGTTGGTTTATTAAATTATACTTGGAATAATGGAtcgaaaaaaaggggaaactcaaaattattaatttcttcaTCATTGAGCTTGAATTAGTGCGAGAAAATCCAACTATCGGTTCTCGTAAACTACagtaacttaaaaaaaaaattcacaataaaaattgtgaatttcacACTTCAACTTCTACACCCCCACAATGAAGTTAAAATGAATTTCTAATCGAAGTGTCGTATGAAAACGAATGCCACCACCCACGAGCTGTTTTTTCCTTCACCCCTATCACCAACTGGTTATCCCACTCGCGCCACGTCAGTTCATTGATAGTTTACACTCgatgaaaaaaagttatttccgctccaatcattttcatttattcacaaTTCGAAGAGAGTGACAGTCGCAGATGCGACGGGActtatagaaaaaatatagCGATTATTATGCCATAAATTACATATAAACTGCAGTCTGATTCTGCTCTTGCACAAGAAGGATTCAAGGATCCTCCAGGAGAAATCCAGTCACCAGCTGATTGAACTCTTCGTGGTATCTCAAATGTAGATTATGGGATcctttttcgaatattttgagCCTGAAAGTAATCATATTGAGTAACTCTGAAGTCCACTAGGTCTCCAGGTATTTAAGAAAGAGTGTATGCAATCAAAACAGTTTTTGGGATCAAGATAGTTTGAAGTAGTTTTTTAAGGTGATCAACTCACTGAGAATTTGAAATATGCCTCTTTAGATACTCCGGATGTTCTCCATCAACCATAACGTCCTTTTTTCCATGGACTATAAGCGTAGGACACAGAATCCTCGCTACTGAATCTTTACAGAGGTCACCATTATATTTCTCGAAAATATTAATCATCGCTTCAACCCACGCTGCCCAAGTCTTTCTGAAGTAATCTTCACCGTAAATGGCTATTAGCGGCGCCTTCATGCGCTCTGACCATGTATCGATGTTCTTGATACCTGTTAAATGATAACAAGTGATTAATtgcatttttaaaatcaagtTCAGTTGTTGTTACTAATGAATTTGGTCCACAAAAAATTAAGGAGTAAATATTGAACAATTCATAGTTCGCGTACTTTCGTAAGTTTTGCACTCGTGAGGGAGTATGTAGGCGTTTGCTCCCAAGAGGACCATTTTTTGGACGCTCTGGGGGTTCTTCGCACCGAGGATGAGTGAAGTGATGCCCCCGTCGCTCCATCCTATGAGGGAAAATCTGGGGAACCCCAGAACCTTCATCAACTCATGAGCATAATCAGCGtctttgtgaaaaaaatcatctgggTATTTTCTGTCTGGGGGTCTTGACTTTCCGTATCCGGGCGGATCCCACGCTACTATTGTTAGTTTATTTTTGTCTAGACCCTCGATTTGGGGCTTGAAGTCAGTCCAAATGGTacctgaaataaataaaatacgagACTGAattcaaaaatagaaattgctacccaattaaatttttttttcgcatcatcTAATTACTTGATGAAAATTCAAGCAAATATCATATGAATCCGGCGTTATCTGATACTAAAAGATCCTCAGAGCGAGTTATTTTGCATCTCTTTCCCCCCACACGATGATGTACAAAGTTTATCAGAGGTGGCAGCATCGCCACTCCTCGCATATCTAATTCTGTTTTACCAACTCGTTATAACAAACATATGCAGCAGTCTGATAATACTCCATTAACTATCCCAAGTTCTCTACCAAGTGATAACAATTAACTCAGGTCATTTATCCCTGAAGACTATctccatttttaaaaatacatcaAACACTTACCCAGAGCTCCAGGGAGTAGTAAAACCGGATGCTCTCCAGTCCCAGTCCTCGCATAATTAATTTCTACATCCTTAACTCTAACTTTTCGTTCCTATCATCCATTAAAAtacatcaattaattaaatccatCGAGTCCTCTGCATCCTGGATTGAATTTAGTGTCAAATTGTAGCATGAATACTTACCTCGACTGTGGACGAGGCGATCGATGAGCAGCGAATTGTCCCTCGGGGATTGAGGACCGACTTTATCGCGGTAGAAAGGGAATTCTTACAGAGAATGACTCTATATACTTTTGACACCATAATTTGCATAATTGCGAGTCGATTCTCACTGTCAGTGCACGATATACACAACAGCGGATCAAAGGACTGTTTGTTATCGAGGTTTTATGCTGTCATTTTGGCAGACATGAGTCTGAAGGTCACTTGAGTTTAATATTGATTCAATGGGATTAAATTTCTCTCGAGAGTCACTGTCTTCGTTTTGGGTCTGAGCTGCGAGGaatcgaattcaattttttttcgtgttgaGAGTTTTCGCATGAGGGTACGGAGACGATTGATATGAAATGTTCATCTCACagaaaatggggaaaattCAGGGTAATATATTCGCGAATTTTCAGGTATTCTCGCGAAACTTTACTAGCAAAGTgtctagaaaaattaaatattcacacAAAAATGTGATTGAGGGATATATAATCTGTTGAATAACCAGAGACTAATTGGTTTgtacattaaaaatatttattccggAAAGAGATGACAATGAACGAAAGAAACAAAAATCTTATCTATTTTCgtatttttgtaattgttttttACCTATTGATCGAGACGATTGAAATATATCCactaacataaaaaaatgaaataaataagttTCAGACGAGtaccaaataattttctacaatTAGACACTCAGTTATTCGACAGCTTTTTagaattcacttttttttttcaccacaaaTTTCAATAATACTTAGTCAATCCATACTAACGCCTGTTCCATCTTTCAATTTATACTAGTAGGCCGCTAGTCCGAGTTTTTCATCGGTGAACGAGCCAATTTGAATTAACCGATGGAGGACAAGACTCcttatttcattttacttCTTTTTGTTGTTGGGTTTTTAATCCTCTTTTCAGTACGAAAGATGGTAATAATAtagatgaaattttgaaatgtttATATTTGCTTATCATGAATCCTGGGGATTACGATCAACGTCTTTGTGATACTCTTCGAGAAGCTGCTTCTTGTACTTAGTCTGATCGTTCCATAGTTCGGCTGCCTGCAGATTTAGGGGACTATCATTGTTTGgctctgaaaaaattatgaaatctacaattaaaaaaattatacaacacaataaaatgataaacgCTATCAACTGGACTTTAATTTAAAATCCATAACAGCTGCATTCAAGCTATGGatttaataaaatcatttgctCTATTCAACAGATAAATCAAAAATGAATTCCATTGATGGAGAGGATAATTTTCAaagtacataaataaataaatgataaatgataGGTAACTTACCTCCAAGAAGAGATTGGATGGACAACAGAATGGTACGAACATCGTAAAGAGCACTccatttgtccttgagaatgtCCAGACAGATATTACCAACTGGATCGACATTGGGATGAAAACATGGGGTGACGAAACGAACGATGGGGGCACTGTATGGATAGCTGTGGGGAAACTCGAGAGTCAGCTTATACGTCAGTCCCGAGTATACCTGAAATACCCCAAATGGCCTCATAAATTAATTCCCATGGCAAACAAtagaattcaaaatttttcacgtGAATTGAACGAGTAATTACAGTGTCACGAGGGCCTGTGATGGTTCCAATCCACTTGAACAAATTTTCGCCATCGGGGAATGCAGATACGCCTTTCTCGGTGCACATCATCAGGACCATGAGCTCCTTCTGCAatctaaataaatcaattcatGATTCGAAGGGTTTAAAGGTATTGGGGTGACTCtggagaattattttgaggaTATTGTCGATTCTGTGGATATTGAGACTCTTGTTGTTGACGTTAATGTCACGAAATCTGCAAGCTCTTAAGTTTCGAAAGAAAAACGATTGAGTAAGAAGGCCATTGGGACCAATTACCCCACGTCGTCTTTGCTGACCTGACTTTTTCGTTCcaaaattttaaaagaaaataattttgtttcaaaGTATTCAATTCATATGCATTGATACATCTTCCAACTCAATTATTCCTCGAGTGAAAATCCTTTGGAGATACAGGTTAAGTCGAACAAGACATCATAGCAAACGGGAGCAAATTAATTACTTTGATTCTGAATTGATTAACTGAGTCATTCATTGAAGAGTTATTGCTAAATTTAgagttataattattatatgaTGCAGTCGAATGTGAAGAAGGAAATTCTAAGAATTTCTCGAGTTCtccacgataaaaaaattcaagactcTAATTTTCGAGACCCTCAGTTTCACACCACAGTAATTTTGAAAACTCCATTCTTTAATTTTGATTAACTGAACCCCTAAGTGATGAACCATTTCCAAATGTACTGAGGTGTTGAAATTACAGAATAATGTAGGTCAAGCCAGCAAAAGGAGCATGCCAATTGGGAGCAAACCAATTTCTTcggttttaataaattcatggaGACCTTCCTCGATTACtgatttatttctcaatttagAGCTGAAATCATTGAATAATACAGATAATCATGAACGAGAGGGTTCATGAAACTGAACAGCCTTGACTCCAATTCTTCAAAATCCAtcatttcacaaaaaaataaaacattgcGTTAATTCAATTCagcttaattaattttctggtcAGTAATCCAGGAGGCTCAATGGTATTTCGAGttagaaattattgaatgatgCAGGTCAAGCCAAACAAAACATTATGGCAAGTCAAGTGTGAAGAAGCAAGAGGTTATGACGAAAAGTTACGCCTCAATTACCTAAACTCCATAAAAATCATCCCTCGTGAGGCTAAAAATGGTGATCGAATACGAGGGAATGAAAATATGGGAGtaatattgaaaattggaGTCACCAATGGACTCCTTGACACACGACAAATTTCTCTCCCTCACCTTTTGCTGACTGCGTGGTTGTCTTTGGGTACATTCTGCTTCTCCTCCCTGGCTTTACTGTTAGCACTGGGTGATGAGTAGAATGGATTGATATTCTGTGCCATTTTCGATGCACCAGAGAGTCTCGGGTGATCACGGGAATGCTTTGTTTTCACTAATAACGATAAAATATCGCACTTGGGTGGTTCGGTTGATACAACGCAAACACGGAGTCCTACCAAACAGTCATGGAAATTTGAATGGGC
This genomic interval from Diachasmimorpha longicaudata isolate KC_UGA_2023 chromosome 4, iyDiaLong2, whole genome shotgun sequence contains the following:
- the LOC135161690 gene encoding cytochrome P450 302a1, mitochondrial isoform X2, which encodes MFVSLRLRGMSTGWKVHTRSTTGSPSNPRPFEEIPGPKSLALIGTLYRYLPLIGDYSFKKLHKTGAKKLAEYGPLVREEIVPGVYLVLVFKPDDIAEVFKSEMGKYPERRSHLALMKYRSDRKDLYNSGGLLPTNGEQWWKLRKEFQKDLSKPQNIVNYIEEIDKVMRKFISVCGPGFHRDLMTLLSRLYLELTCLVVFDEPLDVFSEAQMTSDSTSSKLIKAAFDANDLILTLDHSRLWKYFETPKYRKFRGNLETMQKVAIDMVTRKANRMKESGGNEKPSILENYLSNKNVDLKDVVGVACDMLLAGIDTTAYSSAYALYHVSRNDKVQEKLREEVRKLLPEADSPITSATLRDAVYVKAVIKETFRLNPISIGVGRILLSDIVLSGYRVPKGTNVVTQNQVACRLPEYFPDPDSFKPERWLRDNPDSKNVHPYLLLPFGHGPRACIARRLAEQNLQMFLLRMCRAYSFKWRGGVLDCVSVPLNTPDGPITIELTPVDD
- the LOC135161690 gene encoding cytochrome P450 302a1, mitochondrial isoform X1, whose translation is MFVSLRLRGMSTGWKVHTRSTTGSPSNPRPFEEIPGPKSLALIGTLYRYLPLIGDYSFKKLHKTGAKKLAEYGPLVREEIVPGVYLVLVFKPDDIAEVFKSEMGKYPERRSHLALMKYRSDRKDLYNSGGLLPTNGEQWWKLRKEFQKDLSKPQNIVNYIEEIDKVMRKFISVCGPGFHRDLMTLLSRLYLERKYNFHQSYYNQDPTRIPVILIQKKLTVILVTCLVVFDEPLDVFSEAQMTSDSTSSKLIKAAFDANDLILTLDHSRLWKYFETPKYRKFRGNLETMQKVAIDMVTRKANRMKESGGNEKPSILENYLSNKNVDLKDVVGVACDMLLAGIDTTAYSSAYALYHVSRNDKVQEKLREEVRKLLPEADSPITSATLRDAVYVKAVIKETFRLNPISIGVGRILLSDIVLSGYRVPKGTNVVTQNQVACRLPEYFPDPDSFKPERWLRDNPDSKNVHPYLLLPFGHGPRACIARRLAEQNLQMFLLRMCRAYSFKWRGGVLDCVSVPLNTPDGPITIELTPVDD
- the Vih gene encoding ubiquitin-conjugating enzyme E2 C; amino-acid sequence: MAQNINPFYSSPSANSKAREEKQNVPKDNHAVSKRLQKELMVLMMCTEKGVSAFPDGENLFKWIGTITGPRDTVYSGLTYKLTLEFPHSYPYSAPIVRFVTPCFHPNVDPVGNICLDILKDKWSALYDVRTILLSIQSLLGEPNNDSPLNLQAAELWNDQTKYKKQLLEEYHKDVDRNPQDS
- the LOC135161704 gene encoding valacyclovir hydrolase, with product MQIMVSKVYRVILCKNSLSTAIKSVLNPRGTIRCSSIASSTVEERKVRVKDVEINYARTGTGEHPVLLLPGALGTIWTDFKPQIEGLDKNKLTIVAWDPPGYGKSRPPDRKYPDDFFHKDADYAHELMKVLGFPRFSLIGWSDGGITSLILGAKNPQSVQKMVLLGANAYILPHECKTYESIKNIDTWSERMKAPLIAIYGEDYFRKTWAAWVEAMINIFEKYNGDLCKDSVARILCPTLIVHGKKDVMVDGEHPEYLKRHISNSQLKIFEKGSHNLHLRYHEEFNQLVTGFLLEDP